The Arachis ipaensis cultivar K30076 chromosome B07, Araip1.1, whole genome shotgun sequence genome includes a window with the following:
- the LOC107609111 gene encoding probable galactinol--sucrose galactosyltransferase 1: protein MTVGAGISVADGNLMVLGKKVMSHVNDNVLVTPASSGGALLNAAFIGVHSHHKGSRIIFPIGKLEGLRFMCLFRFKMWWMTQRMGTFGKDVPIETQFLLIETHNGSEDQSSYVVLLPLLEGDFRASLQGNHQNEIEVCVESGCPAVEEFDGTHLVFIGAGLDPYEVITNAVKTVEKHMQTFSHRERKKMPDILNWFGWCTWDAFYTNVTSDGVKQGLESFKKGGIPAKFVIIDDGWQSVGMDANGIEWEADNCANFANRLTNIKENHKFQRDGKQGQRVEDPKLGLSHITNEIKQEHGLKHIYVWHAITGYWGGVKPGVSGMEHYESAMAYPVSSPGVESNQPDEALTTIAINGLGLVNPEKVFSFYDELHSYLASAGIDGVKVDVQNILETLGAGHGGRVKLARKYQQALEASISRNFPDNGIICCMSHNTDGLYSAKHSAVIRASDDFWPRDPASHTIHIASVAYNTIFLGEFMQPDWDMFQSLHPMAEYHGAARAVGGCPIYVSDKPGHHDFNLLKKIALPDGSILRAKLPGRPTKDCLFVDPARDGKSLLKIWNLNDFSGVVGVFNCQGAGWCKVGKKNLIHDENPGTVSGVIRAKDVDHLSNVTDKNWNGDTIVFSHLGGEAIYLPNDASIPITMKSKEYEVFTIVPVKELENGVKFAPIGLIKMFNSGGAIKELSYGSNETSTNNVVMKVRGCGQFGAYSSTKPKLVTIDSEEVEFRYEEDSGLVSVDLRVPEKELYQWNISVGF from the exons ATGACAGTGGGAGCAGGAATAAGTGTTGCAGATGGGAACTTGATGGTGTTGGGGAAGAAGGTGATGAGCCATGTGAATGACAATGTTCTTGTGACTCCAGCATCATCTGGTGGTGCCCTTCTCAATGCTGCATTCATTGGTGTTCATTCCCATCATAAGGGTAGCCGTATAATCTTCCCAATTGGGAAGCTTGA GGGTTTGAGGTTTATGTGTTTGTTCCGGTTCAAGATGTGGTGGATGACACAGAGAATGGGGACATTTGGAAAAGATGTCCCAATTGAGACACAGTTCTTGTTGATTGAGACACACAATGGTTCTGAAGACCAATCTTCCTATGTAGTTCTCTTACCACTCTTGGAAGGTGACTTTAGAGCAAGTCTTCAGGGGAATCATCAGAATGAGATTGAAGTTTGTGTTGAAAGTG GGTGCCCTGCTGTGGAGGAATTTGATGGGACTCATCTTGTGTTCATTGGTGCCGGATTAGACCCTTATGAAGTCATAACCAATGCTGTCAA GACTGTTGAGAAACACATGCAGACATTTTCTCATAGGGAGAGAAAGAAG ATGCCAGATATATTGAACTGGTTTGGATGGTGTACATGGGATGCTTTCTATACCAATGTCACATCAGATGGTGTAAAGCAAGGATTAGAGAG CTTTAAGAAAGGTGGGATTCCTGCTAAGTTTGTTATAATTGATGATGGGTGGCAATCTGTTGGAATGGATGCTAATGGTATTGAATGGGAAGCTGATAATTGTGCAAA CTTTGCGAATCGATTGACAAATATCAAAGAGAATCATAAGTTCCAAAGGGATGGAAAACAAGGCCAAAGGGTAGAGGATCCAAAATTAGGACTTAGTCACATAACCAATGAAATCAAACAAGAACATGGCTTGAAGCATATATATGTGTGGCATGCAATTACTGGATACTGGGGTGGGGTTAAGCCTGGTGTTTCTGGCATGGAGCACTATGAATCAGCAATGGCCTACCCTGTTTCGTCGCCTGGAGTTGAGTCGAATCAACCGGATGAAGCCTTAACAACTATAGCCATCAATGGACTAGGCCTTGTGAATCCTGAGAAAGTTTTTAGCTTCTATGATGAACTCCATTCTTACCTGGCTTCTGCTGGCATTGATGGTGTCAAGGTTGATGTCCAGAACATTCTTGAAACACTTGGTGCTGGCCATGGTGGCAGGGTGAAGCTTGCAAGGAAGTACCAACAAGCATTAGAGGCATCAATCTCTAGGAACTTCCCTGATAATGGAATCATTTGTTGCATGAGTCACAACACAGATGGGTTATATAG CGCGAAACATTCGGCTGTCATTCGAGCTTCGGATGATTTCTGGCCAAGAGACCCTGCATCACACACCATTCACATTGCATCTGTTGCTTACAACacaattttccttggtgaatttaTGCAGCCAGATTGGGACATGTTTCAA AGCTTACATCCAATGGCTGAATATCACGGCGCGGCTCGAGCAGTTGGAGGATGTCCTATATATGTCAG TGACAAGCCAGGACACCATGACTTTAATCTTTTGAAGAAAATTGCACTTCCTGATGGTTCTATATTGAGGGCTAAACTTCCTGGTAGACCAACTAAGGATTGTTTATTTGTTGATCCTGCTAGAGATGGAAAAAG TCTTCTCAAGATTTGGAACCTGAATGATTTTTCTGGAGTGGTTGGGGTATTCAACTGCCAAGGCGCGGGGTGGTGTAAAGTTGGAAAGAAGAACCTCATCCACGACGAAAATCCGGGGACAGTTTCCGGTGTGATTAGGGCTAAAGATGTTGATCATTTATCCAATGTCACTGATAAAAATTGGAATGGAGACACCATTGTATTCTCCCATCTTGGTG GAGAGGCTATTTATCTTCCAAATGATGCATCAATTCCAATTACAATGAAATCCAAAGAGTATGAAGTATTTACAATTGTTCCTGTAAAGGAATTGGAAAATGGTGTCAAGTTTGCTCCTATTGGTTTGATCAAGATGTTCAACTCAGGAGGTGCAATCAAAGAATTAAGCTATGGATCCAATGAAACAAGCACAAATAATGTTGTGATGAAAGTAAGAGGGTGTGGCCAATTTGGAGCATATTCATCAACTAAGCCTAAGTTGGTAACAATTGATTCAGAGGAAGTTGAATTTAGATATGAAGAAGATTCTGGATTGGTTAGTGTTGATCTGAGAGTGCCAGAGAAGGAGTTATACCAATGGAACATTTCTGTTGGCTTTTGA